A region of Tigriopus californicus strain San Diego chromosome 7, Tcal_SD_v2.1, whole genome shotgun sequence DNA encodes the following proteins:
- the LOC131883425 gene encoding glutamate receptor ionotropic, kainate 2-like: protein MALLHNKRSWLCWNCAIQLLLVHVIFTTKDTSFLKDVSDLWNPKTIVFFPPDGDISNLPMSIFQDPPLEHGVDIQESPWNTSTCIGFGLLVTTFDPILISPLLRLKCDILFLIPGTFSRLELLRPRLDSTLYSYWNSEGNISLFEHYSIGSGPTKSAYIGNWSNETGLDISIPYIWERRRDLSSLHLRTTVIQSEPFVMIHGDPSSEGFLNVSGLFIDTFRALQDRLGFSYHVVSTIDGNWGGLDAEGRWNGMVGMLVRNESDVCISSLSITQQRNEVIDYSQTIIQDVFTVVAIKNSGHHINVWVYLEVFRKSAWFFMLVLLSGLAFTFFIIQFLHLENLHPDSEPFSFLNGVALVSLILFQRDYSLMKTRLTTRILFYITCTSSFLFFAYYTAVLTSSMTVQPQATPIASFRDIIGTDYKLTTIENSAMSDAILLSKVGTPLKTLLDTSMADNPKSFTENLSSEQIEALILDDPKILFFTTAIQFQIRPFFKVQPLPLVDQLYDNQGFGLQKDSEFLDVFNYHLHHFKETGMLYKNHVKWIAPNHARGSSTQSEKVVLGYENLLFPFLILACGCLGAGIVVIVEYALHSMSKLLPQRCYVNRT, encoded by the coding sequence ATGGCACTTCTACACAACAAAAGAAGCTGGTTGTGTTGGAATTGCGCCATTCAGCTTCTCCTTGTTCATGTTATCTTCACGACCAAAGATACCAGCTTCCTCAAGGATGTGTCGGACTTATGGAATCCCAAAACAATTGTGTTTTTTCCGCCAGATGGAGACATTTCCAATCTGCCAATGTCAATTTTCCAAGATCCCCCTTTGGAACATGGAGTTGATATCCAGGAGAGCCCGTGGAACACATCAACTTGCATTGGCTTTGGCTTGCTTGTGACAACATTCGACCCAATCTTGATATCTCCACTCCTCAGATTGAAGTGCGACATTTTGTTCCTCATTCCAggaacattttcaagattGGAGCTTCTTCGACCTAGACTGGACAGCACTTTGTATTCATATTGGAATAGTGAGGGCAACATCTCGCTTTTTGAACACTATTCTATTGGGAGTGGGCCGACTAAAAGCGCCTACATTGGAAATTGGAGCAATGAAACGGGATTAGATATCTCCATTCCTTACATTTGGGAACGACGTAGAGACCTCTCGTCACTCCATCTTCGAACAACGGTCATACAATCGGAGCCCTTTGTGATGATCCATGGAGACCCAAGTAGTGAGGGTTTTTTGAATGTCTCGGGACTCTTCATTGACACTTTCAGAGCACTTCAAGATCGCTTAGGATTTAGCTACCACGTGGTTTCGACAATCGATGGCAATTGGGGAGGCTTGGATGCTGAAGGCCGTTGGAATGGAATGGTCGGGATGctggtgagaaatgaatccGACGTCTGCATCTCTTCGTTGTCAATTACTCAGCAACGCAATGAAGTCATCGATTATtctcaaacaatcattcaaGACGTCTTTACTGTGGTTGCCATCAAGAATTCCGGGCATCACATCAACGTTTGGGTGTATTTGGAGGTGTTTCGCAAGAGCGCCTGGTTTTTCATGCTCGTTTTATTGTCTGGCCTcgccttcacattcttcatCATCCAATTCCTCCACTTGGAGAATCTTCATCCGGATTCCGAACCGTTCTCGTTTCTCAATGGAGTTGCTTTAGTGTccctcattttgttccaaagggATTACTCTCTTATGAAGACGAGGCTAACCACCCGGATCCTTTTCTACATAACTTGCACTTCCTCGTTTCTGTTCTTCGCTTACTACACCGCGGTTTTGACTTCGAGTATGACCGTTCAACCACAAGCCACTCCAATAGCATCATTCCGTGATATCATTGGTACGGATTACAAACTGACCACAATTGAAAACTCGGCCATGAGCGATGCCATTCTGCTTTCCAAAGTGGGAACACCGTTGAAGACACTCTTGGACACTTCTATGGCCGATAATCCAAAGTCCTTTACAGAGAATCTGTCGTCGGAACAAATCGAAGCCCTTATCTTGGATGATCCAAAGATCCTTTTCTTTACCACTGCCATTCAGTTCCAAATACGTCCCTTCTTCAAGGTTCAACCGTTACCGCTTGTGGATCAGCTTTATGACAATCAGGGCTTTGGTTTGCAAAAGGACTCAGAGTTTTTGGACGTTTTCAATTATCACCTTCACCATTTCAAAGAAACGGGAATGCTCTACAAGAACCATGTCAAATGGATAGCTCCCAATCACGCCAGAGGCTCTAGTACTCAGAGCGAGAAAGTTGTTCTTGGGTACGAAAAcctcctttttcctttcttgatCTTGGCTTGTGGATGTCTGGGAGCGGGGATAGTGGTAATCGTCGAGTATGCCTTACACTCGATGTCGAAACTACTACCACAAAGGTGCTACGTTAACCGAACATAA